The proteins below are encoded in one region of Candidatus Polarisedimenticolaceae bacterium:
- the lexA gene encoding transcriptional repressor LexA, with translation MALTRRQREVLDVVRDFIQRNGYSPSLEEIGRELGLSSVATVHKHVSHLVEKGLVRRVWNQNRSIELADDASRRGAMELPLMGTIAAGRPLEAIPTTETICVPSDLVAGRGRTFVLKIQGDSMVGDSIRDGDYVIIEERRVARDGETVVALVDGTDATLKRIFRDGANVRLEPSNPAMQPIVVAADRVQVQGVVVGLLRKYA, from the coding sequence ATGGCGCTCACGCGACGCCAGCGCGAGGTTCTCGATGTCGTCCGCGATTTCATCCAGCGCAACGGCTACTCGCCCAGCCTCGAGGAGATCGGCCGGGAGCTCGGCCTCTCCTCGGTCGCGACCGTCCACAAACACGTCTCGCATCTGGTGGAGAAGGGGCTCGTCCGGCGGGTGTGGAATCAGAACCGATCGATCGAGCTGGCGGACGACGCCTCGAGGCGGGGCGCGATGGAGCTCCCGCTGATGGGGACGATCGCTGCGGGACGCCCGCTCGAGGCGATCCCGACCACCGAGACCATCTGCGTTCCCTCGGACCTCGTCGCGGGCCGGGGCCGCACGTTTGTGCTGAAGATCCAGGGCGATTCGATGGTCGGCGACTCGATCCGCGACGGCGACTACGTGATCATCGAGGAACGGCGCGTCGCGCGGGACGGCGAGACGGTCGTCGCCCTCGTGGACGGGACCGACGCGACCCTCAAGCGCATCTTCCGCGACGGGGCCAACGTGCGCCTCGAGCCGTCGAACCCGGCGATGCAGCCGATCGTGGTCGCCGCGGACCGGGTTCAGGTGCAGGGCGTCGTGGTCGGCCTGCTTCGCAAGTACGCCTGA